In Mercenaria mercenaria strain notata chromosome 15, MADL_Memer_1, whole genome shotgun sequence, a single genomic region encodes these proteins:
- the LOC123549582 gene encoding uncharacterized protein LOC123549582 → MVQKKGKCRIRTGNTIRAINTKYIRRYRKDACIVRRDTTLKSKKHTDVSDDVPDWAYIPDEDVIYSLNKDRRWLLPELLQEAVVREGVQPNDEGETFGPDSFELVERDKIIRNNNCGGIYAYHTNTTKGKTVCNKTIKLFKNGYIDADNILKTPAIHSKNTRRLYFLRDYNELGDFTDEPVTDTDGSPDEGENAHRSEENENNIRQNPAVRYEVFYPCEPTNVLTLKPKRIGNNTKKYFKCQNYIRRPWTLEGYQFRSRLGKEKRDHIYNEIRDGLEDFRSEQDDDVEYSLAYVWLDENNYASEGTERDICELHEKNVSVSQTKTEAPIDSPAEGSAQHVCSETEKETEKEGKIAVDKSILENKNVLPSDTLVRRETEEDLYIYPREITKQPVCVLLRKVELDVHALERHHGDDYLECNCIPRRFVISISKYINDLDLDGIGSAYKLLRIMSKRMFAWLVFVHDPVNKLNSLTEDAYNVSLNANFNENITNVTIEGLVEGSVVTVTDIIGHTLNYLKNLPRESMIFEAKLHASKNVQVVHARSLLEEMKNWSACTYFPDNTYIIQHLIQSTSPSVNLSTLQLEDKKAKNTPCTICYSKTRMTSALLSCTHFFCNRCWEASLHARIDVGSDVIFCPGYRCGGKVDTGLMISFLNVKEILKIARQRQNTDVEKNRLAKWCSNESCGRVVIVNKRGAKITRCSCGESMCFKCSGRPHWPLSCKNYLEYIRILIETHDKNIIPHEFIIKFDGRYCRICFKIALRYDKCFVKHCPCEGDLCLRCSFIWHTRDMTIYHPEDNQNVVSLKSDETEAPGLSTRSKDNIFSEGRRTKWYKLAMKHRIQQHPYRLAKMQANSKLLANRISHYILREEKKGHYVYLEFMPSDSSYLRESERVTQFMARIVDMYKEICSIIENVAFFLNDDNHSNGFNESLHRKAMILSTCTKTIYDLLKDGAFLNPKVVTERLNDTCAEVRRVMESIVIEL, encoded by the exons ATGGTGCAAAAGAAGGGGAAGTGTAGAATTAGAACCGGAAACACAATTAGAGCaataaatactaaatatataAGACGATACag GAAGGATGCATGTATTGTTAGAAGGGACACAACATTGAAGTCAAAGAAGCATACAGATGTCTCCGATGATGTGCCTGACTGGGCATATATACCTGACGAAGATGTCATCTATTCCTTAAACAAGGATCGCAGATGGCTGCTGCCGGAGTTGCTGCAAGAAGCTGTAGTCAGAGAAGGCGTGCAGCCTAATGATGAAGGAGAAACATTTGGTCCCGACAGTTTCGAGCTAGTAGAGCGGGACAAAATAATCAGAAATAACAACTGCGGTGGTATTTACGCATATCACACCAACACAACTAAGGGCAAGACAGTAtgcaataaaacaattaaattgtTCAAGAACGGTTATATTGATGCAGACAATATTTTGAAAACCCCGGCAATACACTCTAAGAATACTAGGAGATTATATTTTCTCAGAGATTATAATGAATTGGGCGATTTTACAGACGAACCTGTAACTGACACAGATGGAAGTCCTGACGAAGGGGAAAACGCGCACCGTAGTGAGgagaatgaaaataatattagACAAAACCCTGCGGTTAGATATGAGGTTTTCTATCCGTGCGAACCGACAAACGTTCTGACACTTAAGCCAAAACGTATCGGAAACaatacaaaaaagtattttaagtgcCAAAACTATATTCGTAGACCATGGACACTAGAGGGGTATCAGTTTCGAAGTAGACTAGGGAAAGAGAAAAGGGACCATATATATAACGAGATCAGAGATGGGTTGGAAGATTTCCGTTCGGAACAAGATGATGATGTTGAGTACAGCCTAGCATATGTCTGGCTTGATGAAAATAACTATGCATCCGAAGGAACCGAAAGAGATATATGCGAGTTACATGAGAAGAACGTTTCCGTGTCCCAGACTAAAACAGAAGCTCCTATTGACAGTCCGGCTGAAGGATCTGCACAACATGTATGTTCTGAAACagagaaagaaactgaaaaagaagGTAAAATCGCTGTGGACAAAAGCATTTTagagaataaaaatgttttaccgTCAGACACCCTTGTACGACGTGAAACTGAAGAGGACTTATATATCTATCCTAGAGAAATTACAAAGCAACCGGTATGTGTTCTTCTTCGGAAAGTGGAACTTGATGTACATGCTTTAGAACGTCATCACGGAGACGACTATTTAGAATGCAATTGTATTCCAAGGAGATTTGTGATaagcatttcaaaatatataaacgaCCTTGATCTGGACGGTATAGGATCAGCATACAAACTCCTCCGAATCATGAGTAAAAGAATGTTCGCATGGCTAGTATTTGTGCATGACCCGGTAAATAAGCTTAACAGTTTAACTGAGGACGCTTATAATGTTAGCCTTAATgcaaatttcaatgaaaatataactaATGTTACAATAGAAGGGCTTGTTGAAGGATCTGTTGTTACTGTTACAGATATAATAGGTCACACACTGAATTATCTGAAAAATTTACCGAGAGAATCTatgatttttgaagcaaaattaCATGCCAGCAAAAATGTTCAAGTTGTTCATGCTAGGAGCCTTCTTGAAGAAATGAAGAATTGGTCAGCTTGCACGTATTTTCCTGATAATACCTACATAATCCAGCATTTGATTCAGTCAACGTCTCCTTCTGTGAACCTGTCAACTTTACAACTTGAAGATAAAAAAGCAAAGAATACACCCTGTACAATCTGTTACAGCAAAACCAGGATGACATCGGCGCTACTTTCATGCACTCATTTCTTTTGTAATAGATGCTGGGAAGCTTCCCTTCACGCGAGGATTGACGTAGGTTCGGATGTAATATTCTGTCCAGGATATCGCTGCGGAGGCAAAGTTGATACCGGTTTGATGATATCATTCCTAAATGTTAAAGAAATTCTGAAAATTGCAAGACAACGTCAGAACACAGACGTTGAGAAGAACCGATTAGCAAAGTGGTGTTCCAATGAGTCGTGCGGGCGAGTCGTAATAGTAAACAAACGAGGTGCGAAAATCACACGATGCTCTTGTGGGGAATCAATGTGCTTCAAATGTTCAGGAAGACCACACTGGCCATTATCATGCAAGAACTATTTGGAGTATATTCGCATTTTGATAGAAACCCATGACAAAAATATCATTCCACACGAATTCATTATCAAATTTGACGGTAGATATTGCCGTATATGCTTTAAAATCGCATTGCGATACGATAAATGTTTCGTCAAACACTGCCCTTGTGAGGGCGATTTATGTCTACGGTGTTCTTTCATTTGGCATACAAGAGACATGACCATTTATCATCCTGAAGATAACCAGAATGTCGTAAGTTTGAAATCCGATGAAACTGAGGCTCCCGGTTTGTCTACTCGAAGTAAGGATAACATTTTTTCTGAAGGAAGAAGAACTAAATGGTATAAACTTGCAATGAAACACCGCATTCAGCAACACCCTTACAGGCTCGCAAAGATGCAAGCAAATTCTAAACTACTGGCTAACCGTATAAGTCACTACATTTTGCGTGAGGAGAAGAAAGGCCACTATGTGTATCTTGAATTCATGCCCAGCGACAGCTCTTATCTACGTGAGTCTGAACGTGTAACTCAGTTCATGGCACGTATTGTAGACATGTACAAAGAAATATGCAGCATTATTGAAAATGTGGCTTTCTTCCTGAACGACGATAACCATTCAAATGGGTTTAATGAATCGTTACATCGGAAGGCGATGATATTGTCAACTTGTACGAAAACAATTTACGACTTACTCAAAGATGGAGCGTTTCTGAATCCCAAAGTCGTGACTGAGCGATTAAATGATACTTGTGCTGAAGTGAGAAGAGTAATGGAGAGCATTGTGATAGAATTATAG